From Synoicihabitans lomoniglobus, the proteins below share one genomic window:
- a CDS encoding ABC transporter ATP-binding protein, with protein MNTSPAQDHALPAIVAEDLAVGYDGVPLMEHLDFSIAKGEVFFVIGGSGCGKSTLLRHLIGLQQPIAGDVRIFGESFVKADSERRRQFLKTFGVLYQSSALWSSLTLAENITLPLEEYTDLNKRERAQLARLKLAQVGLTGYADYYPAEISGGMKKRAGLARALSLDPDIVFFDEPSAGLDPITSREMDELILQVRDTYGTTCVIVSHELASIFAIGDRVILLDKQARSIIATGPPKELASTSRDPRVLEFLHRGDVIKPA; from the coding sequence GTGAACACATCCCCCGCTCAAGATCACGCTTTGCCCGCCATTGTCGCCGAGGACCTGGCGGTGGGCTACGACGGCGTGCCCCTCATGGAGCACCTCGATTTCAGCATCGCGAAAGGCGAAGTGTTTTTCGTGATCGGGGGCTCGGGGTGCGGGAAAAGCACCCTTCTGCGCCACCTGATCGGGCTGCAACAACCCATCGCGGGAGACGTGCGCATCTTCGGCGAATCCTTCGTGAAAGCCGACTCCGAGCGCCGTCGCCAATTTCTCAAAACCTTCGGCGTGTTGTATCAAAGCAGTGCGCTGTGGTCGTCGCTCACACTCGCGGAGAATATCACCCTGCCGCTGGAGGAATATACCGACCTCAACAAACGCGAACGCGCTCAACTCGCCCGCCTCAAACTCGCCCAAGTGGGATTGACCGGCTACGCCGATTACTATCCCGCCGAAATCAGCGGCGGCATGAAAAAACGGGCCGGTCTCGCCCGCGCTCTCTCGCTCGACCCGGACATCGTGTTCTTCGACGAACCCTCGGCGGGACTCGATCCCATCACCTCGCGTGAAATGGACGAACTGATCCTCCAGGTGCGCGATACCTACGGCACCACCTGTGTGATCGTGTCGCACGAACTGGCTTCGATTTTCGCCATCGGCGACCGGGTGATCCTTTTGGACAAACAGGCTCGCAGCATCATTGCCACCGGTCCTCCCAAGGAACTGGCCTCCACGAGTCGCGACCCTCGCGTGCTCGAATTCCTCCATCGCGGCGACGTGATCAAACCGGCGTAA
- a CDS encoding MlaE family ABC transporter permease: MSSPLDQPAPTARLDVSADNLRVQLGGDWRITVSAPRWDELVKDTKPARVDFETSDLQGWDSSLVLFIWAASNWCRVHGVYCNQADLPAALGELVGRLEDRTCHPIPTGRPPDFLSAVGNATIDLWEKAKQYSNFVGECVISSGYLARHPQKFRWRDCIAEMQRCGAMALPITGLIAFLVGVILAYSGAVILRQFGGDIWVADLVGVTMTREMGAMMTAIVVAGRTGASFAAEIGNMRANEEVDALVTLGIRPVDFLVIPRIVALGVMMPLLAVYANSLGIFGGMMIAWGLLDIPPTAYWVELLTIVDTSDLMTGIIKAATFGAIIGLAGCLRGLQADRSASGVGQAATSAVVTAILLIIVSDAVYAVVFNILGW; this comes from the coding sequence ATGTCCTCCCCGCTCGACCAACCTGCCCCCACCGCCAGGCTCGACGTATCGGCGGACAACTTGCGGGTGCAGTTGGGAGGTGATTGGCGCATCACCGTCTCCGCGCCGCGCTGGGACGAGTTGGTGAAAGACACCAAACCCGCCCGGGTGGATTTTGAAACGAGCGACCTGCAAGGTTGGGACAGTTCGCTGGTGCTTTTCATCTGGGCCGCCAGCAACTGGTGCCGGGTCCACGGCGTTTATTGCAACCAGGCCGATCTGCCCGCGGCCCTGGGCGAACTGGTGGGACGTCTGGAAGACCGCACCTGCCATCCGATCCCCACCGGACGCCCGCCCGATTTTCTCTCGGCGGTCGGCAACGCGACCATCGATCTGTGGGAGAAGGCGAAGCAGTATTCCAATTTCGTCGGCGAGTGCGTGATCAGCAGCGGCTACCTTGCGCGGCATCCGCAGAAATTTCGCTGGCGCGATTGTATCGCCGAAATGCAGCGCTGCGGTGCGATGGCCCTGCCCATCACCGGTTTGATCGCGTTTTTGGTGGGTGTGATCCTCGCCTATTCCGGCGCGGTGATTTTGCGCCAGTTCGGCGGCGACATCTGGGTGGCGGATCTGGTCGGCGTGACCATGACGCGCGAAATGGGTGCCATGATGACCGCCATTGTCGTGGCCGGCCGCACCGGTGCCTCCTTTGCCGCCGAGATCGGCAACATGCGGGCCAACGAAGAGGTTGATGCCCTCGTGACGCTCGGTATCCGGCCCGTGGATTTTTTGGTGATTCCCCGGATCGTGGCCCTCGGCGTCATGATGCCCCTGCTCGCCGTCTACGCCAATTCACTCGGTATCTTCGGCGGCATGATGATTGCGTGGGGCCTGCTCGACATCCCGCCCACCGCCTACTGGGTCGAGCTGTTGACCATCGTCGACACGTCGGACCTGATGACCGGTATCATCAAAGCGGCTACATTTGGCGCCATCATCGGTCTGGCCGGTTGCCTGCGGGGCCTCCAAGCCGATCGCAGCGCCTCGGGCGTCGGCCAAGCCGCCACGTCGGCCGTGGTCACGGCCATCCTGCTCATCATCGTTTCCGACGCGGTTTACGCGGTCGTCTTCAACATCCTCGGCTGGTGA